A genomic region of Desulfatiglans sp. contains the following coding sequences:
- a CDS encoding outer membrane protein assembly factor BamE codes for MFKKIVGATILAAALFINPVTSEAKKDYILEGPVFMKVNIHYQNNGKDSKASYANYTNPGAGHRILAVNTPVQVKSWKRQGFIIVNTETNEEIFFEYQEARMQMTSEEYLNKITSPAKTDLSTLSEKDQKGIKEGIASNGMTKTGVMMALGYPATHRTPSIESNTWVYWSNRFKTIAVTFDDKGVVTAIQQ; via the coding sequence ATGTTTAAAAAAATAGTTGGTGCAACAATTCTGGCGGCAGCACTTTTTATTAACCCTGTAACTTCTGAGGCCAAGAAGGATTATATCCTGGAAGGCCCGGTTTTCATGAAGGTAAACATCCATTATCAGAATAATGGAAAAGACAGTAAGGCAAGTTATGCAAATTATACCAACCCCGGCGCAGGGCATAGAATACTGGCTGTCAATACGCCAGTTCAGGTAAAGAGCTGGAAGAGGCAGGGTTTTATTATTGTTAATACGGAAACAAATGAAGAGATATTTTTTGAGTATCAAGAAGCCCGTATGCAGATGACTTCAGAGGAGTATCTCAATAAAATAACCTCACCCGCAAAGACGGATCTTTCAACTCTTTCTGAAAAGGATCAGAAGGGTATTAAAGAAGGTATTGCATCAAATGGTATGACAAAAACCGGGGTTATGATGGCGCTTGGATATCCAGCAACACACAGGACCCCTTCCATTGAAAGCAACACATGGGTATACTGGAGCAACCGTTTTAAAACTATTGCTGTAACATTTGATGATAAAGGCGTTGTAACAGCCATTCAGCAATAA
- a CDS encoding beta-ketoacyl synthase — translation MKIFINGTGIAGGFGCGSNALLNRLRTGATCEPSSQDGYYPAFYADISSLYDFVPKKALRRIDHFSQLALTGAYLALNDAGQDSFDKMATGLILCSGYGSAKTTFSFLDSIIDSGDNCASPTLFSNSVHNAAAGHISMMLGIEGPCLTISQFEMSVSSGLLSAIQWLCEERVGQVLFGAVDEYFDVLGYCYKRWYGSNGNISMSPLAAEIQSAVPGEGAAFFLLSRDKSANCYGAVTSVNTGIVKDLKDNLSEDSFYILNADGHIECDRYYSEIIPEGSLVSCYTPYYGSIPVGSAFDMVIAVISLREGRIFPAPVTVRRPDNYRFQGQDCTLNQENISCVKTGIKGEFSIITLSHTG, via the coding sequence ATGAAGATATTTATCAATGGAACAGGTATTGCCGGGGGATTTGGTTGCGGTTCAAATGCGCTTTTGAATCGGCTGAGAACCGGTGCTACATGCGAGCCATCTTCACAGGATGGATATTATCCTGCCTTTTATGCTGATATTTCATCTCTTTACGATTTTGTTCCTAAAAAGGCATTACGCAGGATAGACCATTTTTCGCAGCTTGCCCTTACAGGGGCATATCTGGCGCTAAATGATGCAGGGCAGGATTCATTTGATAAAATGGCGACTGGTCTTATTTTATGCTCAGGATACGGTTCAGCCAAAACAACCTTCTCCTTTCTTGATTCCATTATTGATTCAGGTGATAACTGTGCCTCTCCCACGCTCTTTTCAAACTCTGTGCATAATGCTGCTGCCGGTCATATCTCCATGATGCTTGGAATTGAAGGCCCCTGCCTGACCATCAGCCAGTTTGAGATGTCTGTTTCTTCAGGACTTCTCAGCGCCATTCAATGGCTTTGTGAAGAGAGGGTAGGGCAGGTGCTTTTTGGAGCGGTTGATGAATATTTTGATGTTTTGGGTTACTGCTATAAGCGCTGGTATGGAAGTAATGGCAATATCTCCATGTCACCACTTGCAGCAGAGATTCAAAGCGCTGTGCCTGGTGAAGGAGCTGCATTTTTTCTGTTATCCCGTGATAAGTCAGCAAACTGTTACGGTGCTGTTACCTCTGTTAATACCGGTATCGTGAAAGATTTAAAAGACAATCTTTCAGAAGATAGTTTTTATATCCTGAATGCAGACGGGCATATTGAATGTGACAGATATTACTCTGAAATTATACCTGAGGGCTCTCTGGTCTCATGCTACACACCTTATTATGGATCTATTCCTGTTGGTTCTGCCTTTGATATGGTTATAGCAGTTATTTCATTAAGAGAAGGGAGGATATTTCCTGCCCCAGTTACAGTAAGACGCCCTGATAACTATCGATTTCAAGGACAAGACTGCACATTGAATCAAGAAAATATCTCCTGCGTAAAGACAGGAATAAAGGGTGAATTCAGTATTATAACCCTGTCACATACTGGTTGA
- a CDS encoding beta-ketoacyl-[acyl-carrier-protein] synthase family protein has product MNRGAPVAISGAGCLSASGESLMQNMKTLFQGKRNPDRPEAFSSSHPVTYPVFEIRYPLPGINDGQKKSLSRTAQLGLAAAAEAIKDAGLDPDAMSGLRVGVCMGTTVGSTMNDEQFYRDFKNMLEPDMFAISRYLNSNPSSVISKEYSLKGPCQTIVNACSSGTDAIGIGASWIRSGICDIVIAGGADELSRISYNGFISLMITDPDPCRPFDRNRKGLNLGEGAGVVVLESEYSLKRRNKKAKAFVLGYGSASDGYHLTAPHPEGRGLKRAIADAFVESGKKAGDIGFINAHGTATPENDMAEARVLKEIFNGIPFLSTKGYTGHTLGAAGAIEAVYTVASLEAGRIPASAGFSEIDPEAGISPVTENMGITGKTALSESLAFGGQNAVLILSTEGI; this is encoded by the coding sequence ATGAACCGCGGCGCACCTGTTGCAATATCTGGAGCAGGTTGTCTGAGCGCATCAGGAGAATCTCTGATGCAGAACATGAAAACTCTCTTTCAGGGTAAACGAAACCCTGACAGGCCAGAGGCATTTTCATCTTCCCATCCGGTTACCTATCCGGTTTTTGAAATCAGGTATCCATTACCCGGCATTAATGACGGGCAAAAAAAATCTCTCTCCAGGACAGCACAACTGGGGCTGGCAGCCGCTGCTGAGGCCATTAAGGATGCAGGGCTTGACCCTGATGCAATGAGTGGCCTGAGGGTAGGTGTATGCATGGGTACCACTGTAGGCAGCACAATGAATGATGAACAGTTTTACAGGGATTTTAAAAACATGCTTGAACCTGATATGTTCGCCATAAGCAGATATCTCAACAGTAATCCCTCTTCGGTAATATCAAAGGAGTATTCCCTTAAAGGGCCGTGCCAGACCATTGTAAACGCCTGTTCTTCCGGTACAGATGCTATTGGCATAGGTGCATCGTGGATAAGGAGTGGTATATGTGACATTGTTATCGCAGGGGGCGCTGATGAGCTTAGCCGGATCTCATACAACGGGTTTATATCCCTGATGATTACCGATCCTGATCCATGCAGGCCATTTGACAGAAACCGCAAGGGGCTTAACCTTGGTGAAGGGGCAGGGGTGGTGGTGCTTGAAAGCGAGTATTCACTTAAAAGACGCAATAAAAAAGCAAAGGCATTTGTCCTTGGCTATGGTTCTGCCAGCGACGGGTATCATCTTACTGCCCCCCATCCAGAGGGAAGGGGTTTGAAAAGGGCCATTGCAGATGCCTTTGTTGAGAGCGGAAAAAAGGCCGGTGATATAGGCTTTATAAATGCCCACGGGACAGCAACACCTGAAAATGACATGGCGGAGGCCAGGGTGCTAAAGGAGATCTTTAACGGCATACCTTTTCTCTCTACAAAGGGGTATACAGGACACACACTTGGTGCAGCAGGGGCAATTGAGGCAGTATATACAGTAGCCTCACTTGAGGCAGGCCGGATTCCTGCCAGCGCCGGTTTTTCAGAAATCGACCCTGAGGCAGGCATATCACCTGTAACTGAAAATATGGGAATAACTGGCAAAACAGCCCTGTCAGAATCACTGGCATTTGGCGGGCAGAATGCAGTACTGATCCTGAGCACAGAAGGGATATAG
- a CDS encoding DUF3820 family protein, translated as MANDVRPDPQYLLKLVETRMPFGKYKGRSLVDLPETYVVWFMGKGLPEGELGDMLRSVYEIKVNGLEYLFKPLKRKL; from the coding sequence ATGGCCAATGATGTTCGACCTGATCCTCAGTATCTTCTAAAACTTGTGGAGACAAGGATGCCCTTCGGTAAATATAAGGGAAGGTCTCTTGTTGACCTTCCTGAGACCTATGTTGTATGGTTTATGGGCAAGGGGCTCCCTGAAGGCGAGCTTGGGGATATGTTACGAAGTGTATATGAGATAAAGGTAAACGGGCTTGAATACCTGTTTAAACCTTTGAAGCGTAAATTGTAG
- a CDS encoding acyl carrier protein, with the protein MTINVEELKKIIIKELFLEDITPGDIDDNAPLFGGGLGLDSLDAVELVVIIQKHFNVEIKDMDEGRVAFESIKSLASFIEGHTKS; encoded by the coding sequence ATGACAATTAATGTTGAAGAGCTGAAAAAGATAATTATAAAAGAACTTTTTCTTGAGGATATCACCCCGGGGGATATAGATGACAATGCCCCACTCTTCGGAGGGGGTTTGGGTCTTGATTCCCTTGATGCGGTTGAGCTGGTTGTAATCATTCAAAAACACTTTAATGTTGAAATAAAGGATATGGATGAGGGCCGGGTTGCATTTGAATCAATAAAATCACTTGCTTCATTTATTGAGGGACATACGAAATCATGA
- a CDS encoding polysaccharide deacetylase family protein has protein sequence MEIKLIRMIMLASLMLLFFVLQSCVHMQGNKPDKLCALTFDDGPSADPELTSLVLDKLDKYNVKATFFVVGQNLNASTKPVIDRMVKAGHETGNHSWSYDDMAKMPFNEIKKSITDTTEAIKKYTGKVPVFFRPPNLSTSTVMYKAIDLPFASGLAAGDWPNGGGDTTERIMDKLKPGIRDGVIILLHDVQPKPHPTPAALNTLIPYLIKEGYEFVTISELFSRKGVIPDSTVENMYVYVE, from the coding sequence ATGGAGATTAAATTGATCAGGATGATTATGCTTGCATCATTAATGCTGTTATTTTTTGTACTCCAATCGTGTGTTCACATGCAAGGTAATAAACCGGATAAACTATGCGCCCTCACCTTTGATGACGGGCCTAGCGCAGACCCTGAACTAACATCACTGGTACTGGATAAACTTGATAAGTACAATGTTAAAGCGACATTTTTTGTTGTTGGTCAGAACCTGAATGCCTCTACAAAACCTGTTATTGATCGCATGGTGAAGGCAGGCCATGAGACAGGGAACCATTCATGGTCATATGATGACATGGCAAAGATGCCTTTTAATGAAATAAAAAAATCTATAACCGATACGACAGAGGCCATAAAAAAATATACTGGCAAGGTACCGGTATTCTTCAGACCGCCAAACCTTTCAACAAGCACTGTTATGTATAAGGCAATTGACCTCCCCTTCGCAAGTGGTCTGGCAGCAGGAGACTGGCCTAATGGCGGAGGTGATACCACTGAACGAATAATGGATAAACTTAAACCCGGTATACGAGATGGTGTGATTATCCTGCTGCATGATGTACAGCCCAAACCGCACCCCACACCTGCTGCACTAAATACCCTGATACCTTATCTCATTAAGGAGGGCTATGAGTTTGTAACCATTAGTGAACTTTTCAGTAGAAAAGGGGTGATTCCTGATTCAACAGTAGAAAACATGTATGTGTATGTGGAATAG
- a CDS encoding acyloxyacyl hydrolase, whose product MSRICRLVITILFISSISSGVIYASEKVSGYPPERYGMGITAGNSYNLSGDIGYYMLTGFVLYDYERVWKHNAPDELMFKVEGNLGCAHYKRTRATLSANIFALYYLDSFEGKTFKPYVEGGIGIIYTDFQVPGQGMRVNFNPQLGIGAEIKTGSEKAFYMALRLHHISNGGIDDENRGINSVMGMFGFYF is encoded by the coding sequence ATGAGCAGGATATGTAGATTGGTGATTACAATATTGTTTATATCATCCATAAGCTCAGGTGTGATATATGCCAGCGAAAAGGTGTCAGGATATCCCCCTGAACGATACGGAATGGGCATAACCGCAGGCAACAGTTATAACCTGTCCGGAGACATAGGTTATTATATGCTAACAGGATTCGTACTGTATGATTATGAGAGGGTCTGGAAACACAATGCCCCTGATGAGCTTATGTTTAAGGTGGAGGGAAACCTTGGCTGTGCTCACTATAAAAGGACGCGCGCTACCCTTTCTGCGAATATATTTGCACTGTACTACCTTGATTCATTTGAGGGTAAAACGTTTAAACCATATGTTGAAGGCGGTATTGGTATCATATATACAGATTTTCAGGTCCCGGGGCAGGGAATGAGGGTAAATTTCAATCCGCAGCTTGGTATTGGCGCTGAAATAAAAACCGGGTCAGAAAAGGCTTTTTATATGGCCTTGAGGCTCCATCATATATCAAACGGCGGCATTGATGATGAAAACAGGGGTATTAATTCAGTCATGGGTATGTTCGGGTTTTATTTTTAA